In one Vanacampus margaritifer isolate UIUO_Vmar chromosome 11, RoL_Vmar_1.0, whole genome shotgun sequence genomic region, the following are encoded:
- the LOC144060917 gene encoding uncharacterized protein LOC144060917, which produces MFTRTKVKYEEELCGAQEENERQRQLLDAVYKQPRVVLNRADVSEKYLCPERREPEFPGVKEEEEEEDLQPLQVKEEEQPQSSNIKKEERLPPYIKEEEHFTELPVTTVHLKTEDECQYEENKGAELPNSSSRQQITTEDDEDQADNRLPPMSDGEDASHTPHTSDYEQFDGDVTCHTDSKRWKCSQCGKTFGYKCRLRTHLIGHTGEKPFACPVCGQNFAQKGHLKMHTRIHTGEKPFACSVCGQNFARKEILQIHTRTHTGEKPFACSVCGQNFAQKGYLKKNTQEPTLERSILPAQFVVKILLGRKP; this is translated from the exons ATGTTCACAAGAACGAAAGTCAAGTACGAAGAGgagctttgtggagcacaagaggagaacgagcgacaacgtCAACTACTGGACGCTGTTTACAAGCAGCCTCgagttgtgttgaacagagcgg acgtcagtgaaaaatatctttgtcctgagcggagggagccagagttccctggtgtgaaagaggaggaggaggaggaggacttgcagcctcttcaagttaaagaagaggagcaaCCACAGTcttccaacataaaaaaagaggagcggctgccgccatacattaaagaggaggagcatttcacagagttgcccgtgactactgtccatttgaagactgaagatgaatgtcaatatgaagagaacaaaggggcggagcttccaaacagcagctcaagacaacaaataacaacagaagatgatgaggaccaAGCAGACAATCGGTTACCTCCAATGTCAGATGGTGAAGACGCGTCACACACTCCTCACACTAGTGACTATGAACAGTTTgacggtgatgtgacatgtcacactgacagcaaacgttggaaatgttctcagtgtgggaaAACTTTTGGCTACAAGTGTCGTTTGAGAACCCATTTGATTggccacactggagagaagccttttgcttgcccagtttgtggtcaaaattttgctcagaagggacacttaaaaatgcatacaagaatccacactggagagaagccttttgcctgctcagtttgtggtcaaaattttgctcgcaAGGAAATCttacaaatacacacaagaacccacactggagagaagccttttgcctgctcagtttgtggtcaaaattttgctcaaaagggatatttaaaaaaaaacacacaagaacccacactggaaaGAAGcattttgcctgctcagtttgtggtcaaaattttgctcggaaggaaaccttaa